A genomic region of Hyalangium gracile contains the following coding sequences:
- a CDS encoding fumarylacetoacetate hydrolase family protein, translating to MSVTRYCRFLHEGRAWHGRIEGNEVVVLNAAPWAGGKETGLRRSLATLTLLVPSEASKVVCIGQNYRKHAEEMGKPVPSEPLIFMKPSTSLNGPRSPIRIPKASEEVHYEAELGLVIGERLKNVDEATAARAIWALTCFNDVTARDIQRREVQHTRAKSYDTFSCAGPWAVTGLAPGDLRIVCRVNGQVRQDSRTSDMVFSPAQLVSFISHIMTLLPGDLISTGTPSGVGKLVAGDTVEVEIEGIGTLTNPVEMEP from the coding sequence ATGAGCGTCACACGCTACTGCCGCTTCCTTCACGAGGGCCGTGCCTGGCACGGCCGCATCGAGGGCAATGAAGTCGTCGTCCTCAACGCCGCGCCGTGGGCCGGCGGCAAGGAGACGGGGCTGCGGCGCTCGCTGGCCACGCTCACACTGCTGGTGCCCTCCGAGGCCTCCAAGGTGGTGTGCATCGGACAGAACTACCGCAAGCACGCGGAGGAGATGGGCAAGCCCGTCCCGTCCGAGCCGCTCATCTTCATGAAGCCCTCCACCTCGCTCAACGGGCCGCGCTCGCCCATCCGCATCCCCAAGGCGAGCGAGGAGGTGCACTACGAGGCGGAGCTGGGGCTCGTCATCGGCGAGCGGCTGAAGAACGTGGACGAGGCCACCGCCGCGCGCGCCATCTGGGCGCTCACCTGCTTCAACGACGTGACGGCGCGAGACATCCAGCGCCGCGAGGTGCAGCACACCCGCGCCAAGAGCTACGACACCTTCTCCTGCGCCGGGCCGTGGGCGGTGACGGGCCTGGCGCCGGGGGATCTGCGCATCGTGTGCCGGGTGAATGGACAGGTGCGCCAGGACAGTCGGACCTCCGACATGGTCTTCAGCCCGGCGCAGCTGGTGTCCTTCATCTCCCACATCATGACGCTCCTGCCTGGAGACCTGATAAGCACTGGAACTCCCTCGGGAGTGGGGAAGCTGGTCGCTGGGGATACGGTCGAAGTGGAGATTGAGGGAATCGGGACCCTGACCAACCCGGTTGAGATGGAGCCGTGA
- a CDS encoding adenylate/guanylate cyclase domain-containing protein → MSVALENRLEVLRSHPRFRPETVERFARFLANASDDALFRTSPLHFASDEGVPENEAIDLFLRATHAGILEFTWGVLCPGCGSFLTTPAALRSLQRERDCQMCRVSIRAEDDNMEVAFSVAPSVRRTRFHQPEGLDLRRDLLALMFSQSRTISDDIRKTVSESVLDSISLPPGGVHRFTAKLEAGKAYFLAVPLHHVWCELPAVADRGTSSVEAELIDGRLLPGHVEVRAGEVTVTLHNRTPATARVALVKFWFTQEQMSCDTNGPPSMHLRRYLSGKRLVTHQTFRELFRAESIPSEGGLEFKSLTVLFTDLKGSTELYERIGDLRAYGLVREHFSVLRDIIAERGGSMVKTIGDAVMASFAEPTPALEAATAMTREVRRVARDGAQLQLKVGMHTGPCIAVELNERLDYFGQTVNVASRVQGVAAADEIAITEPVYSAPGAQDIIRAAALNATRERALLKGVEGETTVYRLR, encoded by the coding sequence ATGTCCGTCGCGCTCGAAAACCGCCTCGAGGTTCTTCGCTCCCACCCCCGCTTCCGTCCCGAGACCGTCGAACGCTTCGCGCGCTTCCTCGCGAACGCGTCAGATGACGCCCTGTTCCGGACCAGCCCGCTGCACTTCGCCTCGGACGAGGGCGTGCCGGAGAACGAGGCCATCGACCTGTTCCTGCGCGCCACCCACGCGGGCATCCTGGAGTTCACCTGGGGCGTGCTGTGCCCCGGGTGTGGCTCGTTCCTGACGACGCCCGCGGCGCTGCGCTCGCTCCAGAGGGAGCGTGACTGCCAGATGTGCCGCGTCAGCATCCGGGCGGAGGACGACAACATGGAGGTGGCCTTCAGCGTGGCGCCCTCCGTGCGTCGCACCCGCTTCCACCAGCCCGAGGGGCTGGATCTGCGCAGGGATCTGCTGGCGCTGATGTTCTCCCAGAGCCGCACCATCTCGGACGACATCCGCAAGACGGTGTCCGAGTCCGTCCTGGATTCGATCTCCCTGCCGCCCGGCGGTGTCCACCGCTTCACCGCGAAGCTGGAAGCTGGGAAGGCCTACTTCCTGGCCGTGCCGCTCCACCACGTGTGGTGCGAGCTGCCGGCCGTCGCCGACCGGGGCACGAGCTCCGTCGAGGCGGAGCTGATCGACGGCCGACTGCTGCCGGGCCACGTCGAGGTGCGCGCGGGCGAAGTCACGGTGACGCTCCACAACCGCACGCCCGCCACGGCGCGGGTGGCGCTGGTGAAGTTCTGGTTCACCCAGGAGCAGATGTCCTGCGACACCAACGGGCCGCCGTCCATGCACCTGCGGCGCTACCTCAGCGGCAAGCGGCTGGTGACGCACCAGACGTTCCGCGAGCTGTTCCGCGCCGAGAGCATCCCCTCCGAGGGCGGGCTCGAGTTCAAGTCGCTGACGGTGCTCTTCACGGACCTGAAGGGCTCCACGGAGCTGTACGAGCGCATCGGCGACCTGCGCGCCTACGGGCTGGTCCGCGAGCACTTCAGCGTGCTGCGCGACATCATCGCCGAGCGGGGCGGCTCCATGGTGAAGACGATTGGCGACGCGGTGATGGCCAGCTTCGCCGAGCCCACGCCCGCGCTGGAGGCGGCCACGGCGATGACGCGCGAGGTGCGGCGGGTGGCGCGGGACGGCGCGCAGCTGCAGCTCAAGGTGGGCATGCACACCGGGCCCTGCATCGCGGTGGAGCTCAACGAGCGGCTGGACTACTTCGGCCAGACGGTGAACGTGGCCTCGCGCGTCCAGGGCGTGGCGGCCGCCGATGAGATCGCCATCACCGAGCCGGTGTACTCGGCCCCCGGAGCCCAGGACATCATCCGCGCCGCGGCGCTGAACGCCACGCGCGAGCGGGCGCTCCTCAAGGGCGTGGAGGGCGAGACGACCGTCTACCGGCTGCGCTGA
- the dapB gene encoding 4-hydroxy-tetrahydrodipicolinate reductase — translation MLQTVITGVSGRMGSTLLRLARSSSTISVVGATARPGSSVVGQDAGVAARLSEPLGLKVVDGLGQALDAGAQVVIDFTHAEASVEHARLCAARGVAMVIGSTGLSAQAREQVATAARSIPVVLAPNTSVGVNVVIQVAAALARVLGEGFDVEVVETHHRMKKDAPSGTALRLAEVLAQALGRTSEDLVFERHGQVGARTSKEIGIQALRGGDVVGEHTVFFFGDGERVELTHRATSRDQFAKGALRAANWVVGQRPGLYDMADVLGLKRT, via the coding sequence ATGCTTCAGACCGTCATCACCGGTGTCTCCGGGCGCATGGGCAGCACGCTGCTGCGGCTGGCGCGGAGCTCCTCCACCATCTCCGTCGTGGGCGCCACGGCCCGGCCAGGCAGCTCCGTGGTGGGGCAGGACGCCGGGGTGGCCGCGCGCTTGAGCGAGCCGCTCGGGCTGAAGGTGGTGGACGGGCTGGGACAGGCGCTCGACGCGGGCGCCCAGGTGGTGATCGACTTCACCCACGCGGAGGCGAGCGTGGAGCACGCGCGGCTGTGCGCGGCGCGCGGCGTGGCGATGGTGATTGGCTCCACGGGCCTCTCGGCGCAGGCGCGCGAGCAGGTGGCCACCGCGGCCCGCTCCATCCCCGTGGTGCTGGCCCCCAACACCTCGGTGGGTGTCAACGTCGTCATCCAGGTGGCGGCGGCGCTGGCTCGGGTGCTGGGCGAGGGCTTCGACGTGGAGGTGGTGGAGACGCACCACCGGATGAAGAAGGACGCGCCCTCGGGCACGGCGCTGCGGCTGGCGGAGGTGCTCGCCCAGGCGCTGGGGCGCACGAGCGAGGACCTCGTCTTCGAGCGCCACGGCCAGGTGGGGGCGCGGACGTCCAAGGAGATTGGCATCCAGGCCCTGCGCGGCGGGGACGTGGTAGGCGAGCACACGGTGTTCTTCTTCGGCGACGGGGAGCGGGTGGAGCTCACCCACCGGGCGACCAGCCGGGACCAGTTCGCCAAGGGGGCGCTCCGGGCGGCAAACTGGGTGGTGGGGCAGCGCCCCGGGCTCTACGACATGGCCGATGTGCTCGGCCTGAAGAGGACATGA
- a CDS encoding TIGR04551 family protein, with the protein MSHVLLAALLVASATATAQTSPQKTPVPESGTPASAKPAPAPQPAPTPATAAPVPDAPPQPGPATPPAPAAAAPASEGALTPEMQAELDRRLEAARQEMREEIRAQMATQSLSSDWQQEFSEEKRKLELFTMDGYFRVRPSLFYKFDLGKARERALFPTRSENENTQAGGNLRVRLEPTFNVSEEVRLKLQVDLLDNILLGSTPDSTQSGRDVFTIFSQSQNPPPAGTILKDSIFVKRAYGEVSTPVGILRFGRMGSQWGLGMLHNDGNCLDCDFGDNVDRIQFVTEPFAGFYVTPMVDFNSEGLTSESVVPDPQRESFDYTNSDDSHSYVIAIARRDTDQQTQEKLANNQGVLNYGLHFTYRTQRWDTEVTGSPVTSFAFVPRDATLYMPDLWLRYEERLFRIEVELAAIAGSIGNRAATAGDANNPAQNQSLRVLQFGGVAQGEYKVLNGNLHLGLELGFASGDRASGFGNYQRGRVVNPGGESVDGPQYSCDPGGCGDNAIRNFRFNRAYRVDLILWRELIGAVTDAAYIKPTLRYSLADGFDVFGGVVYSQALYAESTPSTTSRSLGLEVDVGARYETEDGFVAGINWGIFFPMAGLQEPPDITARDFETAQAIRGTLAVRF; encoded by the coding sequence ATGTCCCACGTCCTGCTGGCGGCGTTGCTCGTCGCCTCCGCCACGGCCACCGCCCAGACGTCTCCCCAGAAGACGCCGGTGCCTGAGAGCGGGACGCCCGCGTCGGCGAAGCCTGCTCCCGCTCCCCAGCCCGCGCCCACGCCGGCCACCGCCGCTCCCGTCCCCGACGCGCCCCCGCAGCCGGGGCCCGCCACCCCGCCCGCTCCCGCAGCCGCGGCCCCTGCCTCCGAGGGCGCGCTCACGCCGGAGATGCAGGCGGAGCTGGATCGCCGGCTGGAGGCCGCCCGCCAGGAGATGCGCGAGGAGATCCGCGCGCAGATGGCCACCCAGTCCCTGTCCTCCGACTGGCAGCAGGAGTTCTCCGAGGAGAAGCGCAAGCTGGAGCTGTTCACGATGGACGGCTACTTCCGCGTCCGTCCGAGCCTCTTCTACAAGTTCGACCTGGGCAAGGCGCGCGAGCGGGCGCTGTTCCCCACGCGCTCGGAGAACGAGAACACGCAGGCGGGCGGCAACCTGCGCGTGCGGCTCGAGCCCACCTTCAACGTCTCCGAGGAGGTGCGGCTCAAGCTCCAGGTGGACCTGCTGGACAACATCCTGCTGGGCTCCACGCCGGACTCCACCCAGAGCGGCCGGGACGTGTTCACCATCTTCTCGCAGAGCCAGAACCCACCTCCGGCGGGTACGATCCTCAAGGACTCCATCTTCGTGAAGCGGGCCTACGGCGAGGTGAGCACGCCGGTGGGCATCCTGCGCTTCGGCCGCATGGGCAGCCAGTGGGGCCTGGGCATGCTGCACAACGACGGCAACTGCCTGGACTGTGACTTCGGCGACAACGTGGACCGCATCCAGTTCGTCACCGAGCCGTTCGCCGGCTTCTACGTGACGCCGATGGTCGACTTCAACTCCGAGGGCCTCACCAGCGAGTCCGTGGTGCCGGATCCGCAGCGCGAGTCGTTCGACTACACGAACTCGGATGACAGCCACAGCTACGTGATCGCCATCGCGCGCCGGGACACGGACCAGCAGACCCAGGAGAAGCTGGCGAACAACCAGGGCGTGCTCAACTACGGCCTGCACTTCACCTACCGCACCCAGCGCTGGGACACCGAGGTGACCGGCAGCCCCGTCACCTCGTTCGCCTTCGTGCCGCGCGACGCCACGCTCTACATGCCGGACCTGTGGCTGCGCTACGAGGAGCGCCTGTTCCGCATCGAGGTGGAGCTCGCCGCCATCGCGGGCAGCATCGGCAACCGGGCGGCCACCGCCGGCGATGCGAACAACCCGGCGCAGAACCAGTCGCTGCGCGTGCTCCAGTTCGGTGGCGTGGCGCAGGGCGAGTACAAGGTGCTCAACGGCAACCTGCACCTGGGGCTCGAGCTGGGCTTCGCCTCGGGCGACAGGGCCTCGGGCTTCGGCAACTACCAGCGCGGGCGCGTCGTCAACCCGGGCGGCGAGTCCGTCGACGGGCCCCAGTACAGCTGCGATCCGGGCGGCTGCGGCGACAACGCCATCCGCAACTTCCGCTTCAACCGCGCCTACCGCGTGGACCTCATCCTCTGGCGCGAGCTGATCGGCGCCGTCACGGATGCCGCGTACATCAAGCCCACGCTGCGCTACTCGCTGGCGGACGGGTTCGATGTGTTCGGCGGCGTCGTCTACTCGCAGGCGCTCTACGCGGAGTCCACGCCGTCCACCACCAGCCGCAGCCTGGGCCTCGAGGTGGACGTGGGCGCGCGCTACGAGACCGAGGACGGCTTCGTCGCGGGCATCAACTGGGGCATCTTCTTCCCCATGGCCGGCCTGCAGGAGCCGCCGGACATCACGGCTCGGGACTTCGAGACGGCCCAGGCGATCCGCGGCACGCTCGCGGTCCGCTTCTAG
- the lysA gene encoding diaminopimelate decarboxylase: MNHFNYLRGSLHAEEVPLSAIAEAVGTPTYVYSTATLTRHFRVVTEAFQAVPHLICYSVKANSTLAVLRLFAEAGGGFDIVSGGELARVRQAGGAPDKTVFAGVGKTPEEMEQALAAGILMFNVESAEELEALDAVGRRLKKRAPFALRVNPDVDARTHRYISTGLKTSKFGVPFEEAVALYARARKMKGLAAVGLDCHIGSQLTQAAPMKAAISKVAGLYRSLKEQGYPLSYLDIGGGLGITYSDERPPTPAEYARTVLEAVKDTGSTLILEPGRALVGNAGVLLTRVLYRKRTPTKTFVVVDVGMNDLIRPALYEAHHALQPVVKRRGKAVEVDVVGPVCESSDVLARGRALVLPQQGELFAVMSAGAYGMSMASTYNSRPRPAEVLVDGAAWRVIRERERVEDLWRGERA, from the coding sequence GTGAACCACTTCAACTATCTCCGAGGCAGCCTCCACGCGGAGGAGGTGCCCCTGTCCGCCATCGCCGAGGCGGTGGGGACGCCCACCTACGTCTACTCCACGGCCACGCTCACCCGGCACTTCCGGGTGGTGACGGAGGCCTTCCAGGCCGTGCCGCACCTCATCTGCTACTCGGTGAAGGCCAACAGCACGCTGGCGGTGCTGCGCCTCTTCGCGGAGGCGGGCGGCGGCTTCGACATCGTCTCCGGTGGCGAGCTGGCGCGCGTGCGCCAGGCGGGCGGAGCGCCGGACAAGACGGTGTTCGCCGGAGTGGGCAAGACGCCGGAGGAGATGGAGCAGGCGCTCGCCGCCGGCATCCTCATGTTCAACGTGGAGAGCGCCGAGGAGCTGGAGGCGCTCGATGCGGTGGGGCGGCGGCTGAAGAAGCGCGCTCCGTTCGCCCTGCGCGTGAACCCGGACGTGGATGCACGCACGCACCGCTACATCTCCACCGGGCTGAAGACGTCCAAGTTTGGCGTGCCCTTCGAGGAGGCGGTGGCGCTCTACGCCCGCGCCCGGAAGATGAAGGGCCTGGCCGCCGTGGGGCTGGACTGCCACATCGGCTCGCAGCTCACCCAGGCGGCGCCGATGAAGGCGGCGATCTCCAAGGTGGCGGGGCTGTACCGCTCGCTGAAGGAGCAGGGCTACCCGCTCAGCTACCTGGACATCGGCGGTGGCCTGGGCATCACCTACTCGGACGAGCGGCCGCCCACGCCCGCCGAGTACGCGCGCACCGTGCTCGAGGCGGTGAAGGACACGGGCTCCACGCTCATCCTGGAGCCGGGGCGGGCGCTGGTGGGCAATGCCGGCGTGCTGCTGACGCGCGTGCTGTACCGCAAGCGCACGCCGACGAAGACGTTCGTGGTGGTGGATGTCGGCATGAACGATCTCATCCGCCCGGCGCTCTACGAGGCGCACCACGCCCTGCAGCCGGTGGTGAAGCGGCGAGGCAAGGCCGTGGAGGTGGACGTGGTCGGCCCGGTGTGTGAGTCCAGTGACGTTCTGGCCCGGGGCCGGGCGCTGGTGCTGCCCCAGCAGGGAGAGCTGTTCGCGGTGATGAGCGCCGGGGCTTACGGGATGAGCATGGCTTCCACCTATAACTCCCGCCCTCGGCCGGCGGAGGTGCTGGTGGACGGGGCCGCCTGGCGTGTCATCCGGGAGCGCGAGCGCGTCGAGGACCTCTGGCGCGGCGAGCGGGCCTGA
- the folK gene encoding 2-amino-4-hydroxy-6-hydroxymethyldihydropteridine diphosphokinase: MSTANVYVGLGSNEGDRESHLVAALEALSRIDAVAVLRCSSLYDSAPVGPAQPRFLNAVVALECTLPPLRLLTILQRIEQDLGRRRNGQRWGPRPIDLDILLWDGELVAEANLQVPHLELHKRRFALEPLAELAPELKHPVLGATVEELLARLAPQDVRRRSATQWPEASPLVNES, encoded by the coding sequence GTGAGCACCGCCAACGTCTACGTCGGGCTGGGGTCCAACGAGGGAGACCGCGAGAGCCATCTCGTCGCGGCCCTGGAGGCCCTCTCGCGCATCGATGCGGTCGCCGTGCTGCGCTGCTCCTCGCTGTACGACAGCGCGCCGGTGGGCCCCGCGCAGCCGCGCTTCCTCAACGCCGTGGTCGCGCTGGAGTGCACGCTGCCTCCGCTGAGGCTGCTGACCATCCTCCAGCGCATCGAGCAGGACCTGGGCCGCCGCCGCAATGGCCAGCGCTGGGGGCCTCGGCCCATCGACCTGGACATCCTGCTGTGGGATGGCGAGCTGGTGGCGGAGGCGAACCTCCAGGTGCCGCACCTGGAGCTGCACAAGCGCCGCTTCGCGCTCGAGCCGCTGGCGGAGCTGGCCCCCGAATTGAAGCACCCGGTGCTGGGCGCGACGGTGGAGGAGCTCCTCGCCCGCCTGGCCCCGCAGGATGTCCGCAGGCGCTCGGCCACCCAATGGCCCGAAGCGAGCCCTCTGGTGAACGAGTCATGA
- the mce gene encoding methylmalonyl-CoA epimerase: MSVKAKGLDHVAIAVKDLDKAIALYRDTLGLELSEIEEVPEQKVRTAIFGHGSGRVELICPTSADTGVAKFLEKRGEGLHHICLEVEDIEASLAELKAKGAPLIDETPKPGAGGAKVAFIHPKGSHGVLVELSQKPKP; encoded by the coding sequence ATGAGCGTCAAAGCCAAGGGCCTCGACCACGTGGCCATCGCCGTGAAGGACCTGGACAAGGCCATCGCCCTGTACCGGGACACGCTGGGCCTGGAGCTGTCCGAGATCGAAGAGGTGCCCGAGCAGAAGGTGCGCACCGCCATCTTCGGCCACGGCAGCGGCCGCGTGGAGCTGATTTGTCCCACCTCCGCGGACACGGGCGTGGCGAAGTTCCTCGAGAAGCGGGGCGAGGGGCTGCACCACATCTGCCTCGAGGTGGAGGACATCGAGGCCTCGCTGGCGGAGCTGAAGGCGAAGGGGGCGCCGTTGATCGACGAGACGCCCAAGCCGGGCGCGGGCGGCGCGAAGGTGGCCTTCATCCACCCCAAGGGCAGCCACGGGGTGCTCGTCGAGCTGAGCCAGAAGCCCAAGCCCTAG
- the dapA gene encoding 4-hydroxy-tetrahydrodipicolinate synthase, which produces MKTFEGSMTALATPFKNGKLDEDAYRALVDRQVYGGTSVILPIGTTGEAVTMTADERAQTVKVAVEAARGRVPVVAGAGSNSTAETIESVGRVRELGADGALIVTPYYNKPTQFGLLQHFRAIAKAHPGFPLIAYNVPGRTGVDLLPETVMWLCDIPEVVALKEATGNMARAVDLVEKCGDRISLLSGDDFTVLPFIACGGKGVVSVSSNVAPRMMADLVAAARAGDLAKARDLQVQMNALHKLLFVESNPIPVKWALHLMGVFGPEIRLPLTPLSEPQAAKLKEELTRLNLL; this is translated from the coding sequence ATGAAGACCTTCGAAGGCTCCATGACGGCGCTCGCCACGCCTTTCAAGAACGGGAAGCTCGACGAGGACGCCTACCGAGCGCTGGTGGATCGGCAGGTCTACGGAGGCACGAGCGTCATCCTGCCCATTGGCACCACGGGCGAGGCGGTGACGATGACCGCCGACGAGCGGGCCCAGACGGTGAAGGTGGCGGTGGAGGCGGCGCGAGGCCGGGTGCCGGTGGTGGCGGGCGCAGGCTCCAACAGCACCGCGGAGACCATCGAGTCCGTGGGGCGCGTGCGCGAGCTGGGCGCGGATGGGGCGCTCATCGTCACGCCCTACTACAACAAGCCCACCCAGTTCGGCCTGCTGCAGCACTTCCGGGCCATCGCCAAGGCGCACCCCGGCTTCCCGCTCATCGCCTACAACGTCCCGGGGCGCACTGGCGTGGACCTGCTGCCCGAGACGGTGATGTGGCTGTGCGACATCCCCGAGGTGGTGGCCCTGAAGGAGGCCACGGGGAACATGGCGCGCGCGGTGGATCTGGTGGAGAAGTGCGGCGACCGCATCAGCCTGCTGTCCGGGGATGACTTCACGGTGCTGCCCTTCATCGCCTGCGGCGGCAAGGGCGTCGTCTCCGTGTCCTCCAACGTGGCGCCGAGGATGATGGCGGACCTGGTGGCGGCGGCCCGCGCCGGAGACCTGGCCAAGGCGCGCGATCTGCAGGTGCAGATGAACGCGCTGCACAAGCTGCTCTTCGTCGAGTCCAACCCCATCCCGGTGAAGTGGGCGCTGCACCTGATGGGCGTCTTCGGACCGGAGATCCGGCTGCCGCTGACGCCGCTGTCCGAGCCGCAGGCGGCGAAGCTGAAGGAAGAGCTGACGCGGCTGAACCTGCTGTGA
- the mutM gene encoding bifunctional DNA-formamidopyrimidine glycosylase/DNA-(apurinic or apyrimidinic site) lyase — translation MPELPEVESARRNLERWFHGHRVLKAEAGDTRIFRGAKRKQFSELTGRVESLERRGKYLLLTFEGGRGLLAHLGMTGKFVRRREGQVPPHSHARFHLEDGTVIHFTDYRLFGRMEPAPAAKLHQLEAIQALGRDPVADGLTAQQLQEALGRSRMDLKVALMDQGRIAGLGNIYVAEALFRSGLHPSRKPATLTAEEWERLTQAIHDTLRSALEQEQGEEPVYLEENRSENPFLVYGRAGGPCSKCQTKVQSFTQGGRTTHFCPKCQPKRSKRGKR, via the coding sequence ATGCCTGAGCTACCTGAGGTAGAGAGCGCCCGACGCAACCTGGAGCGTTGGTTTCACGGACACCGCGTGCTGAAGGCCGAGGCGGGTGATACCCGCATCTTCCGAGGCGCGAAGCGCAAGCAGTTCTCCGAGCTCACCGGGCGCGTCGAGTCCCTGGAGCGCCGGGGCAAGTACCTGCTGCTCACCTTCGAGGGCGGCCGGGGCCTGCTGGCCCACCTGGGCATGACGGGCAAGTTCGTCCGGCGCCGCGAGGGCCAGGTGCCGCCTCACAGCCACGCCCGCTTCCACCTGGAGGACGGCACCGTCATCCACTTCACGGACTATCGCCTCTTCGGGCGGATGGAGCCCGCGCCCGCCGCGAAGCTGCACCAGCTCGAGGCCATCCAGGCGCTCGGGAGGGATCCGGTGGCCGACGGGCTCACCGCGCAGCAGCTCCAGGAGGCGCTGGGCCGCTCCCGGATGGACCTGAAAGTCGCCCTGATGGACCAGGGGCGCATCGCGGGGCTTGGCAACATCTACGTGGCGGAGGCGCTCTTCCGCTCGGGCCTGCACCCGTCGCGCAAGCCCGCCACCCTCACGGCCGAGGAGTGGGAGCGGCTCACCCAGGCCATCCACGACACCCTTCGGTCCGCTCTCGAGCAGGAGCAGGGCGAGGAGCCGGTGTACCTGGAAGAGAATCGCTCGGAGAATCCGTTCCTGGTGTATGGCCGGGCGGGCGGGCCGTGCTCGAAGTGCCAGACGAAGGTCCAGTCCTTCACTCAGGGAGGACGCACCACGCACTTCTGCCCGAAGTGTCAACCGAAGCGCAGCAAGAGAGGGAAGCGATGA
- a CDS encoding superoxide dismutase produces MADKKYTPMQFPNCKGLKGISDAVLEVHFKLYEGYVNRTNKLTETLSGMATKGEAAGTNPMYAEMTRRLGFEYNGVVLHEYYFGNLKAGGSGATPPAKLKKAMEESFGSFETWLADFRAISTMPGIGWAVTFQDPRTGWLSNHWITLHETNNIAGFKPIIVMDAWEHAFVPDYKANERAKYVDAYFSNIDYDAAEGRLK; encoded by the coding sequence ATGGCCGACAAGAAGTACACGCCGATGCAGTTCCCGAACTGCAAGGGGCTCAAGGGCATCAGCGACGCGGTGCTCGAGGTCCACTTCAAGCTGTACGAGGGCTACGTCAACCGGACCAACAAGCTCACCGAGACGCTCTCGGGCATGGCGACCAAGGGCGAGGCAGCCGGCACCAACCCGATGTACGCGGAGATGACCCGTCGGCTGGGCTTCGAGTACAACGGCGTCGTCCTCCACGAGTACTACTTCGGCAACCTGAAGGCGGGCGGCAGCGGCGCCACCCCTCCGGCCAAGCTGAAGAAGGCCATGGAGGAGAGCTTCGGCTCCTTCGAGACGTGGCTGGCCGACTTCCGCGCCATCTCCACCATGCCGGGCATCGGCTGGGCGGTGACGTTCCAGGATCCGCGCACCGGGTGGCTGTCCAACCACTGGATCACCCTGCACGAGACGAACAACATCGCCGGCTTCAAGCCCATCATCGTCATGGACGCGTGGGAGCACGCCTTCGTGCCGGACTACAAGGCCAACGAGCGCGCCAAGTACGTGGACGCGTACTTCTCCAACATCGACTACGACGCGGCCGAGGGCCGGCTGAAGTAG